A genomic region of Pseudomonas migulae contains the following coding sequences:
- a CDS encoding aldehyde dehydrogenase, translating to MNTLVDIAAVQQRVAALKLPGQAFIDGRFVDALSGATFANISPRNGQVLNHVASCQAEDVDVAVKVARQAFDSGVWSQLAPKERKKVLLRFAALFEQHMTELALLETLDMGKPVSESAGFDVHAVLECLQWYAECCDKVYDEIAPSGPGALGMITREAIGVVAAVTPWNFPMLMAMWKVAPALAIGNSVILKPAEQSPLTALRIAELAAQAGIPPGVFNVLPGFGPTAGRALGLHMDVDTLVFTGSGEVGKLFLQYAGQSNMKRVWLECGGKTPNIILNDCRDLEKAAATAARSMFFNQGEVCVAPSRLIVEEGIRHELVAEVLKVARTIAIGDPLDPSTQLGAMVDKAQMDRVLGYIRKGSEEGARIILGGERASGALADGFFIPPTIFDNVTNDMTIAREEIFGPVLSVISAKDHLDAVRIANDSPYGLAASLWTSDLSRAHSIIRSLRAGSVWVNCFDGGDITMPFGGYKQSGNGRDRSLHALDKYSELKSAWIDLQD from the coding sequence ATGAACACTCTCGTTGATATCGCTGCGGTCCAGCAGCGTGTCGCCGCCCTGAAACTGCCTGGGCAGGCCTTCATTGATGGCCGGTTTGTCGACGCTTTGAGCGGTGCAACCTTCGCCAATATTTCCCCGCGCAACGGCCAGGTACTGAATCACGTAGCGTCCTGCCAGGCTGAAGACGTCGACGTCGCAGTCAAGGTCGCTCGACAGGCGTTCGACAGCGGCGTGTGGTCGCAATTGGCGCCCAAGGAACGCAAGAAAGTCCTGCTGCGCTTCGCTGCGTTGTTCGAGCAGCACATGACTGAACTGGCGTTGCTGGAGACGCTGGACATGGGCAAGCCGGTGTCCGAAAGCGCCGGGTTCGATGTGCATGCGGTGCTTGAGTGCCTGCAGTGGTACGCCGAATGCTGCGACAAGGTTTACGACGAAATCGCCCCTTCAGGTCCGGGCGCGCTGGGCATGATTACCCGCGAAGCCATCGGCGTGGTCGCAGCCGTGACCCCTTGGAATTTCCCGATGTTGATGGCGATGTGGAAGGTCGCGCCGGCGCTGGCGATAGGCAACTCGGTGATTCTCAAACCCGCCGAACAGTCGCCGCTGACGGCGCTGCGCATCGCTGAGCTGGCCGCACAGGCGGGCATTCCGCCGGGCGTATTCAACGTGCTACCGGGGTTCGGTCCGACTGCTGGTCGCGCGCTTGGGCTGCACATGGATGTCGACACGCTGGTGTTCACCGGGTCCGGTGAAGTCGGCAAATTGTTCCTGCAATACGCCGGACAGTCGAACATGAAACGGGTGTGGCTGGAGTGCGGCGGCAAGACCCCGAACATCATTCTCAATGACTGCCGTGACCTGGAAAAGGCGGCCGCCACCGCGGCCAGATCGATGTTTTTCAACCAGGGTGAAGTGTGCGTGGCGCCGTCACGGTTGATCGTGGAAGAGGGCATTCGCCACGAATTGGTTGCCGAAGTGTTGAAAGTTGCCCGAACCATCGCCATCGGCGACCCGCTCGATCCGTCTACACAGTTGGGCGCCATGGTCGACAAGGCACAAATGGATCGGGTGCTGGGTTACATCAGGAAAGGCTCCGAGGAAGGTGCCCGAATCATCCTCGGTGGCGAACGTGCCTCAGGCGCATTGGCCGACGGCTTCTTCATCCCGCCGACGATCTTCGACAACGTCACCAACGACATGACCATCGCCCGCGAGGAGATCTTCGGGCCGGTGCTTTCAGTAATAAGCGCCAAGGACCATCTGGACGCCGTGCGCATCGCCAATGACTCGCCCTATGGCCTGGCCGCCAGTCTCTGGACCAGCGACTTGTCGCGTGCCCACTCGATCATCCGTTCCCTGCGTGCCGGCAGCGTTTGGGTCAACTGCTTCGACGGTGGCGACATCACCATGCCGTTTGGTGGCTACAAGCAATCGGGCAACGGCCGTGACCGGTCACTGCACGCGCTGGACAAGTACTCGGAACTCAAATCTGCCTGGATCGATTTGCAGGACTGA
- a CDS encoding carbohydrate porin, with protein MTNKTLVAVGLLCACASPNSYAASYSPSDFLLGDWDGERTRLHEQGVDFQLTYVNELAYNTQGGDEHKGTYSDQLMIDTNFDLQKLLDWQGASFRMTFSDRNGENLTAKAGTNTLLAAQEIYGYGSVTRLVQFYYQQALLDDRLVVKLGRLPMSGDVFPFSCKFQNLTFCGTVPGYITPNWFTWPVSQWGAAVAAKLTDELSVNASLYQVNPRFTENSQGLNFGSPSGTTGYLAVGELAWKPTLNGLPGSYRAGIWRNTGDFNDVYHDVNGQPIGLTGNAPDQDDQASGYYAMAEQRVYQDPNNSARALSLFANFIQSDRDVSYVEKVFHVGAFISGPFAARPQDEIGLAIGRLEVNEQSAKRVRQQNAFTQPAPDTEYPVELYYGVSVTPALTLRPNVQYVVNPGGLSGDKSVVVFGLKTEVSF; from the coding sequence ATGACCAACAAAACGCTAGTTGCCGTAGGACTTTTGTGTGCCTGCGCATCACCAAATAGTTATGCAGCCAGTTACTCCCCGAGTGATTTTCTGTTGGGGGATTGGGATGGTGAACGTACCCGCTTGCATGAGCAGGGCGTGGATTTCCAGCTGACCTACGTTAACGAATTGGCCTACAACACCCAGGGCGGCGACGAACACAAAGGGACTTACAGCGATCAGCTCATGATCGATACCAACTTCGATTTGCAGAAGTTGCTGGACTGGCAGGGGGCGAGTTTTCGTATGACCTTCAGCGACCGCAACGGCGAAAACCTCACTGCCAAGGCGGGCACCAACACCTTGCTGGCCGCCCAGGAAATCTACGGTTACGGCAGCGTTACCCGCCTGGTGCAGTTCTATTACCAGCAGGCCTTGCTGGATGATCGGTTGGTGGTGAAGCTCGGGCGCTTGCCGATGAGTGGGGATGTGTTCCCGTTTTCCTGCAAATTTCAAAACCTGACGTTCTGCGGCACCGTGCCCGGTTACATCACGCCCAACTGGTTCACCTGGCCCGTCAGCCAATGGGGGGCCGCAGTGGCAGCTAAGCTGACTGACGAACTGTCCGTCAATGCTTCGCTGTATCAGGTCAACCCGCGCTTTACCGAAAACTCCCAAGGCCTGAACTTTGGCAGCCCTTCCGGCACCACCGGTTATCTGGCGGTCGGCGAGTTGGCCTGGAAGCCAACTCTCAACGGCTTGCCGGGCAGCTATCGGGCAGGTATCTGGCGCAATACCGGTGACTTCAACGATGTGTACCACGACGTCAATGGCCAGCCCATCGGCCTGACTGGCAATGCGCCGGATCAGGACGATCAGGCCAGCGGTTATTACGCCATGGCCGAGCAACGGGTGTATCAGGACCCGAATAACAGTGCCCGTGCCCTGTCCCTGTTCGCCAATTTTATTCAGTCGGATCGCGATGTGTCCTACGTGGAAAAGGTCTTTCACGTCGGCGCGTTTATCAGCGGCCCGTTTGCCGCGCGTCCGCAGGATGAAATCGGCTTGGCGATCGGTCGTCTTGAGGTGAATGAACAATCCGCCAAGCGCGTCCGTCAGCAAAACGCATTCACCCAACCGGCGCCGGACACCGAATACCCGGTGGAGCTTTACTACGGCGTCAGTGTGACGCCGGCCCTGACGCTGCGACCCAACGTGCAGTACGTCGTTAATCCCGGCGGGTTGAGCGGGGATAAAAGCGTGGTGGTGTTCGGCCTGAAAACCGAAGTCAGTTTTTGA